The nucleotide window TTGACCGATTTAGGGTGGCATTAGATATGGTGCAAACTTTGCACTTAATGGTTTTTgtattctgaaaatgtattcacCAACTGCAGATAACTGCCTAATGAGACTGGTGTATTTTCAAAAGTGGTTTTATTAaagaagttttaataaattaagcaGTGAATTCAGTATAATGCTCCAGTGGAGAAGCAGTCATTGCCTTAAAAATATATGTACCCGACAGTGGTTCTAACTCTTGGTTATTtaaattccaaatttaaaaaaaaaaagatgcctgctcaaaattatttttgtaatctttttttttaaaattggtttCATTGCTGTCTACATACATGATTTAACGGAAGATATTCATATATTGTTGCAGAAGAGTAGcaatatagaaataattttaaCACTGCGATCAAAGGTACATTAATTGCTTCATGTTACATTTAAATTAACAGTGTATCAGGGCAATATTCTTTGACCCACCATATATTTGAATTACTGTGAAGTTCCAAACACCTAAACACTCAAGAATACCATCTTGGGGAAACGGTCAGGTGTCAAAATAATTGGATCCTGATcactgagggaaaaaaaaacaattttcacagCAATAACCATTCTCCCTACCCTCCACTTATctgtgaagctgtgtgatccagcaaacctggaatggatctggtcccagatttaaaacatttgctaacaaatggcaaattacttttaggaactccagtccaggtttgctggattatcctgCTTCACAGATAAAAGGGTATCCtttccacccttggagagctataataaatcaggccctatgacagAAGGAGAATatggaatttgtttttaatatgaatCCTTATTAGGTGTATATCGCCCCAGAAGCACACCTGTTACACAAAAGACCCAAAGTGGGCAAAGTTTGGTTATTTTGCCGACTCAGAGCAGTGACAGTGTGCTTGTAAAGTTCTCCCTCCCCTTCCTTTTGATACTTATACGCTCCCTAATCATAAGTACCGAAGGAAATGAAGATAAGATGTATGTGTCTGACTTTCTGGTTTCCTCTTTTCAATAGTGTGAGGGGTAACATGGCTGTGGTCAGTGGGCGAATAATTGTGCCTCTGGGGAAGGATTAGCGAGTTATTGTTCATTGTTTAGAACCAGTAAACTGGTTCAAATTGTGGTTTCTGTAAATATCTaaaaggctgtaaaaaaaaaataaccagccATTTGTAAATAGCGCCAAAGTGAGGGCATTACTAACAATGTGGAACTCCAAGGAAGGGAAGGGTTGCTGTAGTTTAAAAGTATGCAtggcatgccaaaaaaaaaacaaaaaaaaaaaaacatggtgctTGATGCTGGAACTAAGGTTAATTATTCTGATGAAAGACACTAGCAATCAAGCCTCAGCAACAAAGCCCAACATGCTTTGCAAATCTTATGAGTAAGCAACTTGATTCAAAACACCTTAAGGGCTCGTTTACACATATTGACTCTACAAGCTGCTTTCCCCATTGCTGTAAAACAAAGGGCAATTGAAAAAGCTTGTCTTATTGCTGGTGTTTGTATATTGGTCAGCTCCCCCAACCAGTTCTATACACTTAAATAGTAACTCATTTCAAATGCCTCCTAAGCATTTTTAAGTCGTTTGATTCTGAATATATCTCCATGTCAATATGTAACATGGTTATATTCCCTACTGTTGGTAAACAGATAGATAACCCTCTATAAAGTGTAAAgccttttcaaatataaataaaaggcacAATGCAGTTTTTCAGTGTGTTTGCATGATCCCTTCTACTTTTGTGGTTACACTATATTCATTGTCAATTTGCACttggtttttaatttaaaaatctaataaactATGAAAAGAGAGTTTTGAAAGTTTACAAGGTTCAAACAATCTGCATGGTTCAGTCTCTTATCCCCCTCCACCCATAGATCCAGACAAATGCTCCCATAGTAAATTTTCAGGTGTCTAGTAAACATCTGTCAATCAACTTGAACAATCGGTTGTAAGTGCCATCAGATGTGAAGCTGCTGTAATTGGTTGCTTAGAAAGGGGTAACAGCACAGCAAATCAATCCTTGTATGAAGAAGCCCTATGGATCCTTAATGTTGAGTTGTTTATGCCTATCAcactaaaacatttacaattcagCACAAAGTACCAAGGATCAATTGTTTGGATGAATACTTTTGATTTGATAGGAGCAGGCAAGGCACCAAATATATGGTtcaaacaaaaggagttaaaatTGTCAGAATGTTGCCGCATAAATGGCCATCTTAGACTTGCCTGGACTGGCTTCTGTACACAAAAGGTTAACTGTTTCTTCTGCTATGACTCTAAACTCCTTCACATACCCATAGCTCTCTCATAAGCAGCATGGCAAACTCCACACACACTGCTTTTAATACAGGTTACCAGAATAACAAACCTTATGGCAAATGGTACTCAGATTCTAGATTTTATCTACAAAAGGGTTTGGGACAGATCCAATCCACTTAACTAGAATCATTCTGcgctttttataaaaaaaaaaaaaaacttaagacaTGCTTCTTCGGTCTTGATAAATGTAGGGCTCACAGTTCTTACTGTACATTCCGCCTAGGtctgtatagattttttttatataggttaTAGAAAAGCTGCACAACATCCTCAACAACCAAGTACAAGTTCAGTTCAATGTTGCCAACTATAATGGCTCCTAACACGGACCGATGCATTTCTGCATCTGATGACACTTCATAGGGCTAAGAGAAGCATAACATCCAAGCAGCAAGtaagcttttacattttatttaaatcaaacgAACATCAACATAAAACCTTCCAGTGAGAGACCAGTACATGGTCAGTGCTCACACGTTTGATTAATTCTACTATAAAATtggaacaaaaatattaaagatttaatttataatgttgtcaggccattaaaaaaaaaaaaattaaagcaaacgGAAGGCATTGGGGAAAACATTTTCAGCCTGGAGGtccagcctgaaaaaaaatatatatttatatatatatttataaattgagccTCCACCCAGCCCACAAGACCCAACTCGTTTATTCACCCTCACAGGCAGATCATAACTAACTCAACCCACTACTGCAGGCTGGGCTTTCAACATAAACATGCAGGACCTGATGGGGAAAAAACAGGCCCAACactaaaattcagtttttatccTTTCTATAATTAAAGATATTTGTAATCATTCACACAATCACACAAAAGatgcagaaaaacacaaaaaaaaacaaaataaaataaaaaacaaaaaaaaacaaaagcttctAAGAGCACACTCCTCTGATGAAAAAAAGGACACTTCTCCAGAGCTCAGACATACATAATTAAATTGGTCCAATAAAATGCTGATCCGTTTGCATCAGGATAAATACAATGGATTATGGAGTCAGGAGCTTGAATCTAGAAGTGTAAAACCCAAGCCTTTCCGGAGAGGAGAACGTGCTCGGTCACATCTGTCCCTTTAAAAAGAAACTAGTCGCAATGCTAAGGATGGAAACACCTGGAGAGGATTTAATGACTTTActcagtttttttcctgttttatcctGGTTTCAACTGTCAACAATCAGGGAAAGCTGCAGtaagaaaggagaaaaagaaaacagttgaAGCTAGAGTAGTTGTGTCCCTGGATCCAAAATGACCAGGTGAACTAAATGGATGTGTCCCAGAGTTGTCCACAGAGATGGTGTCGATTGGGACACAGATCTTCCCCACTTCAGATTTTCTGGATCTTTTCTCCCACCACAACGGGGTTTTCTTTCCTGATCTTTGCAGCGGCTTCTGCTTTGTAGTCAAAGGAACAATTGTGAACATCGGAATAGCGGTGGGTTCCACAGAATACATTTCCACACCGGCATTCAAATCCTGGCAAAAGAACAGTGAAAGtatttacttaaagtaaaaatacagtacaatattgaTTGgcctaatatataaaattataaattaaaaaattatacacaCAAATTACAATGCAGTCTAAGAAAAGAAGGCCAGCAAACTCCAAACACAGAAGACCAGGTAAAGACTTACGTGGAGGGAAGTGTGgacaagttttttttggcaatggtTATTTATGTTTGTAGGTCTTTTAATTTTTCTTGGAGGCTAGTCCTGGGAAACATGTCAAAGTATTTCCATGGATGGGGGGTGATATCAACTCTTCTCATTTTTATAACCTGCAATATGTGTTAAGGCATCGACTGCATGCTGGCACCCAGTCCTTTATATTAAGGCGTTTTGTTTTCTTATTCATTATGACAGATTAGACAATGTGTCTTTTATGCgcaaaataaagatatattttgtaGAAGATGGTTTCTATAGCCATTAAATGTGAACATTAAAAACACACCTGCCATAATGTGTAGATATGGTGTACATACTGGCCCATTAGCGGAAAAAGATCTTTGTAGGGGACCAAAATTGTGCAGATTATCTTACGGTTTAGTTCGGTTTTAGGAAAGAAAGGACAATTGTTGGATGGGGATCTTTGATCTCCCCACACGCTTCAGCTTGTATACAAGTAGTGTGTACATCAGGTTTACCAAAGCATTTGCAAAGTTTCCAGCAATCTAGAACTAGATTGTCTtgttaaagcttttaaagcaacCTCAAACTCAAGTTCAACACAGATCTTAATAAAAAAGCTAGATATTACTTCAAAACAAGCTGTTAGCGGGCTTTTATTAAATCCCAGCACTACCTGAAACAAAGAAAACTTGCTAAAGCATGCCAATAGTAACCACCAGCTATTATTATACATCTTTAACATACACTGGAGCTGAAGGTTTTGGTAGTCTGCAGCAAAGCTGCACAAAACTGGAGGCTTTGCAAAGTCTTTGTAAGGGCTTGCAGTACACAATGTTCTTTTACCAATTGAAGCTTGTTGGCACAAAGCCTCGAAGAATTAGAAAACtactccaaaaataataaaaatattcactatACAGAGGCCAGATTACTTTCGAAGAAAATAAAAGATAGCTCAGCAGTCCATGACAATGTAAGCTAAACAATATCCAGCACATGCTGAACCAGTTTTCATGAGGACAACTTTTCACTTAAAGGAGAGAGATTAAAAGTGATTATTACCATATCAATCTAGTttgatgaaaagtaaaatatgaccAACAGCCACTCTGATCACCAACAGGGTGTAGTCATTGGGGTGTATTATAAATAGTGTGGCACCATGAAACTGGGGTTTTCTAGATGTATTAATTATACCATCATAACATGGGAgttaaaaatttacactttatatatatgctttatattttgcagtttgaaataaataaatatcaacatataaaatagaaagcaggtaaatatacaattacatatcTCATATAGATTATAATTTCATTGGGTATTGCAGTTTTATATGGTAATGCATTTCACAGAGTCTTATATCCAAGAACATTGCACTTCATGTGAAAACAAATGTCCCAGATTGTTTGGTATTAGATGTAACAGGAAAAGCCAGCAAGTCCTCAGCAGACAAGTCATACAATGATCAGGAACAAACAGTATATTTACCTGCCTTAAAATTGCTatgtttttaatctattttatatgttgatatttatgtatatgctttatattttgcCAGGTGtggaataaataaattgttttaaaaagttttaacaatGGTATTGTGGTATAATTAATACATAGAGAAAACCCCAGTTTGATGGTGTCACACTATACCAGATAAATTCGATATTTAGCTTGGTTCCAGGCACCAACATCTTGTCATTGGGGTGTATTTACAGAAGATACTATAACCAAATAAGAATGGCTTCTTGTTTATTTAACCCACGTTCTTTACATGTTTGTTAGCATTATCAAATGTCACAAATGGGTTTAATGTTTAAAGTACCAGACAACCGTAAATTTTTTCCAGGCTGGTGGTAAACCTGTAATAGAAACATCCTGTTAAAAATGTACGTATGCAAGTTTAAAGGCAATTACAACAGATGTACCTGTAAGTCCAACTTTTTTGCGGCAGAAATTGCAACGGTTCTTTTTTAGCTTGGCCTTTACAGGAGAGCCTGCCTGCTCTTCAGAAGAATTCTGTGCACTGTCTGATGGAGAAGCTACAAGAGAACAAACTGACATGATGTAAAATGGCTCCCTCCATTATAAGCATTCTCTATACAAGGAATAAACCCCATCAAAGCAAACAACCACTTACCATTAGTACTGTCTAACGTCTGTTGTGTTTCATTATGATTTCTCTTGCCCCTTCTTGAGCCTTCTTGAAACACACTGCGCTGACTTCCCCCCTTTTCTATGCTTGAAAAACTGAAACCTTTCTCTGAGAGTCTGCCAGAGCAATCTGGAACATCCAACAGCAACACCTTCCATAGCTAGTTTCAGAGAATTCCCCATTTTTCTAGTAGCCCCTACATCCCAATTACAAATGCTATATACATCCCTTTCTCAGCAGCTACATTagattatcaaaataaatatttttacatgcaaaactgaaaattttTACCATAGGGTTCTTCAACTTGTATCCTAAAGGACAATAGTATACCTTAAGTGTGAAACCCCTGATCGTGATTggcaccaaaaaataaaaaatcacacacacacaaaacaaacttTGACAATTGTCCCTATTATAGGTGGGTAAAGTAAATGACATTTTGGATTCCACTATTTTTTgtgacctaaaaaaaaagctaaggagTGGAACTCGCCAATGGGGTAAATACCatcaggagtttaaaaaaaaaaaacctcaactgAGGGTCTAATACCACTGAAATCAAAATGAGGCTTTGCATAGAAAAATACgaagtatattatttaaaaagtattgtcCACCAGACAAGAAATGAGGTGTAATTTCccctaaaagaaaacaataacatgCAAACATCTCCCtactattctatccaaaacatacaccagtgttctccccagcccctttaaggctatggctatgtacacacgtcaaatgattttTCGCCCGATTAtggcctcagggctagtatcggacgagaatccaGATGTGTACAGCACACGTCCGACGACGTTCAtcgatctgtcctggcagatccttGAAGAACGATGAATGACTGCGATACAAGCAAAGGAGAGAAAATGGAGCGCGGTGCTGCTCGCTCCTTCTCCCCCCtctataaagcagaacggtgctgaaCGTACTGCGCTCGTtcgtgcatctttcagtcttttgtcactggaaaggatcataaagCCTTAGtcaggtgcaccacctggcaattttcaATAACCActaggctgtttttgggtggttactgaaaagcagTGTCACAGGGTCTGCCACCTGTCTACAGATTCTTCCcacacaacttaaaaaaaaaaaaaagtttctggggaaAACACTAATACAAGCAAAATAAATTTGGTTAGAGTCCAGTTTTACAAACAATCAAAAGGATTATCTCTGGTTAACTATCGTTTAGAAGCATCTTTGATTAAATTGCATTCTACTGGCAAAGAGcagacaccaatcatctttttggttatctgtaagggcaAAATTCTTCCCACCCATTGCTTATATAcggagttgtggatatagtattatagAAGTGTTCTCCAAGATTAAAAGTTACTGCAAGGATTCCCCCATATtattaaaggttgagaaacatggatcttgccaaacaaatttagtaaggatttttttttcaggataaatAGGTTGTTCCTTTGCCACACGTTTGTAATACTGCAGACAGGGAATTCTAGGTTTGTGGAAGGAATGTGTCATTAGTAAATTAATGGGGCACAGCTTTTTACTAAGGCTGTGAACACTTGTTAgacttttgttattggaaaggatattCCATAATCCTTtttaacgacaaaagactgaaaaagattcatgaacgactgctgtacataaagcaccattCTTTTCTATGGCGAGgtgaagggggagaacgagcgtGTGGAATAGGATAGACAGAACAACATGTATATTGGCATACTTAAAGAGTCAATGACAAATTTTAGACTCGAGATGGTTAACATGCCAAAAAACTTGCAGCCCACATATTTTTCCTATAACAGGGTTTACACAAACTTCATGCaagcatttaaatacatttacaaatctgCATCTCTGCCTACACAAGTCTAGGTTTTATCCCTGACAAACCGAGGAAGCAAGGAGGCTGATAAAACTTTTCATTGTCACAGTTAATAAATGCAAAGGTGTAGCTAATGCTTGGGACAGATTTCCAGTAGAAGCCGAGTTAGTGCAGTAATACTGGATTCCTTCTAGTGTACCAACATTTGACAATGAACACTGCAAGCATTGGTGCACTTGTgcactgggttgccattcattcttaaCTGCAGCCCAAATGCACACTGAATCTGCTATGCATTGCACTGCCCAAACAAATTAGTATGATGCCCTAACAAAAGATGAATGGCAACactgtgcattttaaaaaaaaaaaacgaagcaTAAAGCCACGGGGGAACCACAAAAAAAAGTACTTACACTAGTTTTGCATAAATATAGCAGTGCACAGATATTTCTCTTATTTCTCTTACACCTATTCATCATCCTGATGTTGCAATAGCACATGTAAGCAACAACCGCTGAATGTCAGTTATGCATTTGGCTAAACAGTAGCTGAATTTCTACAGCGTTGCACTGGAAGAAAGAGGGCACAAGGAGAATGTATACCATCTTATGTCTAACTGCTAACCTAACCATCCACAATTCAAAGTTCACATTGAATTTATATTACTGCCGTATTCCGTGAGGGAGAATTATAAAAAGGGACCTTCTAGGACCAAGTTGAAAAACCCTGTTCTATAAAattcccaaaataaaaaacacaagcatACCCCTAAAATATACTTAATCACAATGGACAACACAAGACACACAAACACAAGTGTCATATCTCACCTGGTGTCTCTTTTGTTTCAGAAGTTCTGTTTTCTGTGGTTTCAGCTTGTGAGGAGGGGACAGATTCTGGGAGTGGCAAGGAACTGACcaacacagaaaagaaacaaatcacaaaaatgCAATTGTTACCGAGGGCTGGTTAATAAAAACCAGCAATATGTTGGCAACTGATGCTGGATGTATCACGCTATAGGAGAAAGGAAACTTACCTTGCTTGTGCTTGTGGCAACACTAACTCTTCTGGTTCAGATACCTGAGGTGTGACAGCCTGTTGTGAGGAGGGAACTTCAACTCCACTCCCCATGGACACCACTAGAAGCAATTGAgaacaaaaagcaatataatgaaatatgttAATCACTGAAGATAATCAGTAGTAATTTTATCAGTCAAGAAAAGTAAACACAAACAAGGACTCTTCTCCTTTCAGCAAACCTTGGCAGGATATAATTTAAATACTTTAGAATCATTTACTAACCTAAGTCGTCCTTCTTCCCTTGACCTATATTACTGTATCAAGTGGCACACACATTCCTGCCAATGAGTTTTTATACACagctacaacattttttaatttagttttatagTTAAGCTGAAAACAAATAATTGGCCCAAAATAAATTTGAAGGAAACTTTGaacctaaaatctaaaaaataatatgaGCAAATTCCTGAAAAACCATAAAATCTGTATTCTCTAAATGTAGTCTAAAAAGTATCCTTGTTAATATAAATGCCAGATTCACAATGCATAACAGACCTTTGTCAATGTCAAGTGTGTGCTGAAGTCCCTTTCCTTCTAGAGCGAGGCACAGCagactttgcaaaatgaaaaaaaaaacctgcacttAAAATGCTGCTGTattgtttagatacattttaggatCTGAAAGGTCACTGTAGGGCCAGGGTAAGGAAGAAAAAGTGAACAGCACAATggagtaatacatttaaaaataaacaaatggatTACCGGGGCTCAAAAACAGGTAGTAATGGACACTGGTGAGGGTATGGATAACAAATTACCAGATTTAGGTTAAAATTGCCTTTAGGCACATTCATTAGACCTACCTGGTGGACTGTTCCTGCCACCACTGTTATTCTGCCTCTGTAGATGTTCTTTGTAGCATACAGAACAAAGTCCATTGGTGCGTGGGTTACCATAAAATCCGCAGCCATTAGAACAAAGCAGTGGCGCCTGGTTGTGGTTCGTTTCCTGTGCCATTTTCATCCACCCTGcaactgaaatataaaatgacaaaaaatatttaagtacTTTTTCATTAGCAGGGAATATTCTGTGACAGATCAGATAGTATTAGCTGCAAACATCTTTTGGAATTACAAGTATATTTTCACTAGATCTCTGATGTTCTCATGAAATAGATGATGATTTTTAGACTAAATGATCAAATAGACAAAATATATTAGTAAGGGAAAGATCACATTGTAACTTGCTTCATACGCAGTCCCTAAAATCTAGTATCCAACCACTATGTATGCACATATATTGTGTTCACAGAAGTCAGATAAATAGGCATGCTGTGGAACAAAACTTTTCAATCCTACCACAAGGTAGTTTTACACCTCCTGGAAAACTTTGCTGGTCTGCAAATAGCCGAAGAGTTCCGATTTCCAAGGAGTGtaacaaaaagtaaagtttatatttgtattgcataaaCTCGGCTATACTGAACTCTGATGCAGTCATAAGGAACTAAAGTAAATTCAAAACCATGTTTCCTGGAACTGCAATAACAGCTCGCCACACTATGTGCTACAGTTATCAGATTGCTTAAAAGACACTATTATAAGttctcaggcaaaaaaaaaaaatagtagagcTGCACACGTTATTTTCGTTGctggaaaaaattataaaaaaaatgaaggaaggagcactgtacacactgggTCCATTCTGTTGTATGTGGGGTGGGGGTCAAGCAATTATTGGCCCTTTGCTCTGCTCCCTCGTCTTGGAAAGTGCTGGATTGCCAATTATTGATTTGCTGTGAGGTATCCATGCACCACTGTTGGGGTTATTTTGCCCCAGATAAGCAAAACCTTCTCAGTACATAGCTTTAGTAGCCCTTTGTAGTCCCTATTGTCTGTTCAAACTCGGGAACCAAGACTGAGCCAAGGTTAACAAGCTTTCTTTGGCTTATCAGAAGCAGCAGGCAGATAGTCTTTGTCgtttaatgcaaattttttttattgatggggAAGGGTGGTTGAATGAGAGAAACATAAGGATGGCCCTTTATTTTCTTATCACCCAAACAAAAAGTTGTTCTTTTGCTCAGCCCCTGAACAGTGACACAGTTATAATAAACAGATGCAACAAAAAGGGCACAGTTATAAGAAACAGATGAAACAAAAAGGGCATAACAGTGCCAATGACGAAGGTTTGCAGAGGACCCCTGATACATGGTTGTAAAACAAAAGACCTGAATACCACACAAGGTGAATGTCAGCGTTCTTTTTTGCCCTCTGCGAGGGAGTTGTTCAACAAGCACTTTCGTTTAGTGTTTGTCTGTACAGAGCTATACCCTGAATAATGCATTATAGTGTTTTCCCAGCACACTTTTAGCTGGGTAAacaacccagaacttttcagtaactaccctactgtttttgggtggttactgaaaagttgggtcacaatatagggccAACCTATATCCAAAGCTTCCTCCCATCCAGCTTTAATTCTTGGGAGAACCCTGCATCATATAGCAAGACAACAACATTTATCTGAAGGAGAGAAGACTAAATGTCTAAAAATATCTCAACACCCAGGACAAGCTGCACTTGCAAAGTTCATTCCAAGAACATGTTAATCTTTATATAAACAAGGCCTTTGATGTCACCTGCTACATGGAAACTCCTAGGTCTCTACTATGCGGGAAGGAGTGTCTTTACATGCAGGaccaaaaaacttaaaatgtaaaacctaaacaCAAATAAACGGGCATTCtggggaaaaaggaaagaaaatagtGTCCAGGAATagttcaatttttattaaacttgttTGCATGACTGCTCTGATCATGCACAGGATGAATGATATTGTGAAACCATTGATAaccttttgtgttatttttaataaccTTCCCCAATCAACTTTCAGGAGAAACCTCCAATGTCTGCTTATCACAAATCCCTGGTGGCTCAAACAGCTCTGAAAGCAATTCATGCTAGAGATTTACGCCAACACCCTCTATTGTTAA belongs to Pyxicephalus adspersus chromosome 2, UCB_Pads_2.0, whole genome shotgun sequence and includes:
- the ZFAND6 gene encoding AN1-type zinc finger protein 6 isoform X1; translation: MKMAQETNHNQAPLLCSNGCGFYGNPRTNGLCSVCYKEHLQRQNNSGGRNSPPVVSMGSGVEVPSSQQAVTPQVSEPEELVLPQAQASSLPLPESVPSSQAETTENRTSETKETPVCSLVASPSDSAQNSSEEQAGSPVKAKLKKNRCNFCRKKVGLTGFECRCGNVFCGTHRYSDVHNCSFDYKAEAAAKIRKENPVVVGEKIQKI
- the ZFAND6 gene encoding AN1-type zinc finger protein 6 isoform X2, with the translated sequence MKMAQETNHNQAPLLCSNGCGFYGNPRTNGLCSVCYKEHLQRQNNSGGRNSPPVVSMGSGVEVPSSQQAVTPQVSEPEELVLPQAQASSLPLPESVPSSQAETTENRTSETKETPASPSDSAQNSSEEQAGSPVKAKLKKNRCNFCRKKVGLTGFECRCGNVFCGTHRYSDVHNCSFDYKAEAAAKIRKENPVVVGEKIQKI